Proteins encoded within one genomic window of Capsicum annuum cultivar UCD-10X-F1 unplaced genomic scaffold, UCD10Xv1.1 ctg42731, whole genome shotgun sequence:
- the LOC124891964 gene encoding uncharacterized protein LOC124891964, translating into MRELKEKGKKLKNGEKEGKTVGGAVGIFGTVSTSNGQENMVMLARKKELFLDYDDYKDVFPKELPQGLPPLRGIEHQIDFVPGSQSPNKSAYRSNPTDTKELQHQVKKFLNKGYIKEIMSPCTVLMLL; encoded by the exons ATGAGGGAGTTGAAGGAGAAGGGAAAGAaactcaaaaatggtgaaaaggagGGGAAAACCGTGGGTGGGGCAGTAGGGATTTTCGGGACTGTCTCAACATCAAATGGGCaagaaaacatggtgatgttggcTAGAAAGAAGGAACTCTTCTTGGATTATGAT GATTATaaagatgtatttcccaaagaacttccgcAAGGATTACCCCCGCTTCggggaattgagcatcaaattgaCTTTGTGCCGGGCTCACAATCGCCAAATAAGTCGGCTTACAGAAGCAACCCTACGGACACCAAAGAATTGCAACATCAAGTTAAGAAAttcctcaacaaagggtatatcaaggagatCATGAGTCCGTGTACGGTTCTGATGCTACTG